The Mycobacteriales bacterium genome contains the following window.
CTGCTGTCGCTGGTAGCCGGGCTGGAGCAGCCGTCGAGCGGCACCGTGCACCATCACGGCAACGCCGCCGCGCTGATGTTCCAGGAGCCGGCGCTGTTCCCGTGGCTGACGGCCGGCCAGAACGTCGAGCTGGCGCTGCGGCTGCGCGGCGTCCCGCGCGGCGCCCGGCGGGTCGAGGCGGAGCGGCTGCTGGCGCTGGTCCGGCTGGAGGGCCAGGCGCGCAAGCGCGTGCACGAGCTGTCCGGCGGCATGCGGCAGCGCGTCGCGCTGGCCCGCGCGCTCGCCCAGGACGCGAGCGTGCTGCTGATGGACGAGCCGTTCGCGGCGCTCGACGCGATCACCCGCGACGCGCTGCACGAGGAGCTGACGCGCGTCTGGGCGGAGGTCGGGCTCTCGGTGCTCTTCGTGACGCACAACGTCCGCGAGGCGGTGCGGCTGGGGCAGCGCGTCGTCCTGCTGTCGTCGAAGCCGGGGCGCGTCGCGCGCGAGTGGGACGTCGACATCGCGCAGCCGCGCCGCATCGAGTCGCCGGAGGTCGCGGCGCTGTCGGCGGAGGTCACCGACCGGCTGCGGGAGGAGATCCGCCGCCATGCCTGACGCCCTGGCCACGCTCGAAGCGGGTCTGGACGCCCTGGAGGCGCCGGAGCCGGCGCCGCGCCGCGCGCGGCGGTGGCTGCGGGTGCTGCCGCCGTTCGTGGCGGTGGCGTTGCTGGTGGGCCTCTGGCAGCTCGCGTACGCGCTGCACCTGAAGTCGCCCGAGGCGATGCCCTCCCCCGCCGACGTCGCGCGCGCGCTCGCCGAGCAGTGG
Protein-coding sequences here:
- a CDS encoding ABC transporter ATP-binding protein gives rise to the protein MAAVHDLAYAAPAVAPHVVSLRGVTKSFGNGPAVLDRVDLDVRPGEFVCLVGASGCGKSTLLSLVAGLEQPSSGTVHHHGNAAALMFQEPALFPWLTAGQNVELALRLRGVPRGARRVEAERLLALVRLEGQARKRVHELSGGMRQRVALARALAQDASVLLMDEPFAALDAITRDALHEELTRVWAEVGLSVLFVTHNVREAVRLGQRVVLLSSKPGRVAREWDVDIAQPRRIESPEVAALSAEVTDRLREEIRRHA